In Eubalaena glacialis isolate mEubGla1 chromosome 2, mEubGla1.1.hap2.+ XY, whole genome shotgun sequence, a single genomic region encodes these proteins:
- the LOC133085067 gene encoding LOW QUALITY PROTEIN: eukaryotic translation initiation factor 5-like (The sequence of the model RefSeq protein was modified relative to this genomic sequence to represent the inferred CDS: substituted 1 base at 1 genomic stop codon), whose amino-acid sequence MSVNVNRSVSDQFYRYKMPRPIAKVEGKGNGIKTVIVNMVDIAKALNWPPTYPTKYSGCELGAQTQYDVKNDRYIVSGSHEANKLQGMLDGFIKKFVLCPECENPEMDVHVNPKKQTTGNSCKACGYRGTLDTHHKLCMFILKIPPENSDNGSGKKEKEKKTRKGKDKENGSVSSSETPPPPPPNEISPSPHAVEEEEDDDWGEDTTEEAQRXRMDEISDHAKVLTLSDDLERTVEERVNILFDFVKKKKEEGSIDSSDKEIVAEAERLDVKAMGPLILTEVLFNKNIREQIKKYRHQFLRFCHNKKAQRYLLHCLECVVAMHQAQLISKIPQILKEMYYADLLEEEAILSWSEKASKKYVSKELAKEIRVKVEPFIKWLKEAEEESCAGEEDDKDENIEVVCSKTASVLKVEAVKSDNKDDDIDIDAM is encoded by the exons ATGTCTGTCAACGTCAACCGCAGCGTGTCAGACCAGTTCTATCGCTACAAGATGCCCCGTCCGATTGCCAAGGTTGAGGGCAAAGGAAATGGAATCAAGACAGTTATAGTCAACATGGTTGACATAGCCAAAGCGCTTAATTGGCCTCCAACGTATCCCACAAAATATTCTGGTTGTGAACTGGGAGCACAGACCCAGTATGACGTTAAGAATGACCGTTACATTGTCAGTGGATCTCATGAGGCGAATAAGCTGCAAGGCATGTTGGAtggattcattaaaaaatttgttCTCTGTCCTGAGTGTGAGAATCCCGAAATGGATGTGCATGTCAATCCAAAGAAGCAAACAACAGGTAATTCTTGTAAAGCCTGTGGCTATCGAGGCACGCTTGACACACATCATAAACTCTGCATGTTCATTCTCAAAATCCCACCTGAGAATAGTGACAATGgttcaggaaagaaagaaaaggaaaagaaaactagaaaggGCAAAGACAAGGAAAATGGCTCCGTGTCCAGCAGTgagacaccaccaccaccaccacccaatgAAATCAGTCCTTCTCCACATGCTgtggaagaagaggaagatgatGACTGGGGGGAGGATACAACAGAGGAAGCTCAAAGGTGAAGAATGGATGAAATCAGTGACCACGCAAAAGTTTTAACCCTCAGTGATGATTTGGAAAGGACTGTTGAAGAGCgtgtcaata tcttgtttgattttgttaagaaaaaaaaagaagaaggtagTATTGACTCATCTGACAAAGAAATTGTAGCTGAAGCAGAAAGACTGGATGTAAAAGCCATGGGCCCTCTTATTTTGACTGAAGTTCTTTTTAATAAGAACATTAGAgaacaaattaagaaatacaGGCACCAATTCTTACGATTTTGTCACAACAAAAAAGCTCAACGGTACCTTCTTCATTGTTTGGAGTGTGTGGTAGCAATGCACCAAGCTCAGCTCATCTCCAAGATTCCACAAATCTTGAAGGAGATGTATTATGCAGACCTTTTGGAGGAAGAAGCCATCCTTAGCTGGTCAGAAAAGGCCTCTAAGAAATATGTTTCAAAAGAACTTGCCAAAGAGATTCGTGTCAAAGTGGAACCTTTTATAAAATGGTTgaaggaagcagaggaagaaTCTTGTGCTGGTGAAGAAGATGATAAAGATGAGAATATTGAGGTGGTGTGTTCAAAAACTGCCAGTGTACTGAAAGTTGAAGCTGTAAAGTCTGACAACAAGGACGATGACATTGATATTGATGCCATGTAA